The Thiorhodovibrio frisius genome segment CGATCTCGCCCTCTTTGAGCGCCTGGGCCTTGCGTTTGAAGCCATGCCGCACGAGGGGCGCAACGAGCCCGGCGGCTGCTTTAAATGACTGCCGCAATCCCTGCCGACCCGGAGCCCTCCCATCGGGCTCGCGCGCTCGGCTCGCAACTTGCGGAACTCGCCGACCGCCAACTCTATCGGCGCCGACGGCTGTGCGAAAGCCCCCAGGCTCCGCTGATGGAGGTCGAGGGGCGCACTCTGCTGACCTTTTGCAGCAACGACTACCTCGGCCTGGCCGCCGATGCGCGGGTGATCGAAACCTTTACCCGCGCCGCTGGCGAGTTCGGCGTCGGCAGCGGCGCATCCCATCTGATCAATGGCCATAGCCGCTACCATCACCAGCTTGAGGAAGCCCTGGCCGACTTCACCCAAAGACCGCGGGCGCTGCTCTTTTCCACAGGCTATATGGCCAACCTTGGGGTGATCAGCGCACTGGCAGGGCGCGGCGAGCAGATTCTGTGCGACCGGCTCAATCATGCCTCGCTGATCGACGGCGCGCGCTTGAGTGGCGCGCGTCCACGCCGCTATCGCCATGCGGACCCGGCCGATCTCCAGCGCCTGCTAGCCAGCGCCCGGAGTGACAAAGCCACGGCCATGATAATAAGCGACGGCGTCTTTAGCATGGACGGCGACCTGGCGCCCGTGCCCGAGCTGGCCCGAGCGGCAAAACAGGCAGATGCCTGGCTGCTGATCGATGACGCCCATGGTCTGGGTGTGATCGGAGCGGATGGGCGCGGCACCCTGGCAGAAATCGAGGCGCAGGCCACATCCGCGCGGGATGCGAACGATACCAATCGCAAACTGGTTGTCGGTTTTGGGTCGGGTGACGGCCACGGGGGTCTCGGCGGCAGGACGCCGCCGGGAAGCCTAGAGGGAGGTATTCACGGCGTCCCCCGTGGCCGTCACCCGGCCCAGAACGAGCCGAAATCTCAAAGGGGTTCGGTATATACGCTTGGCGAGCAGCAAGTCCCCATTCTGGTTGGCACCCTGGGCAAAGCCTTCGGCACCTTCGGGGCCTTTGTCGCCGGCAGCGACGCACTGATTGAAACCCTGATTCAGCGCGCGCGCAGCTACATCTACACCACCGCCCTGCCGCCTGCGGTCGCGGCAGCCAGCTTAACATCACTTGAGCTGATGCAGGCCGAGCCCTGGCGTCGGGACCATCTCGGCCAACTGGTGCGTTACTTCCGTCAGGGCGCTGCCGAGCTTGGCCTGCCGCTGATGCCTTCGATCACGCCCATTCAGCCGCTGTTGGCAGGTTCCTCCGCGCGCGCGCTCGACTGGAGCCGCCGGCTTGAGGCGCGGGGGTTGCTGGTGCCCGCCATTCGACCGCCGACCGTCCCGCAAGGCCACGCCCGGCTGCGCATCAGTTTCTCGGCCAGCCACCGGATTGAGGATATCGACCGGCTACTTGAAGCACTGGCAGCACTACCGACAACCGATCACCCAAGCACTGATCACCCCAAGCAGGGAGCACCAGCCACATGAGCCCTGACCCGCTCGTTTTATTGCATGGCTGGGGCATGAACCCGGCCATCTGGTCCAGCTTACCAGACAGCCTGGCCGCCGGGCGCGAGCGCTGTGCGCTCGCCCTGCCCGGCCATGCCGGTGCTCCCTGGCAACCCGACTGGACCAGGCTGCCCGATTGGGCCGATGCCTGTCTTGCGCAGGCGCCCGAGCAGGCGATCTGGCTTGGCTGGTCACTTGGCGGTCTGGTTGCGCTCCAGGCCGCACGCCAAGCATCCAAGCGGGTCAAGGCATTGATTCTAATTAGCAGCACGCCGCGTTTCACCCGGGCCGTTGACTGGCAAGTCGCCATGCCGGAGGAGACGCTGGCACAGTTTCACAGCACCCTGCTCGAGGATACGAACGCTACGCTTCAGCGCTTTCTCACTTTGCAGGTGCGCGGCAGCGATGAGGCGCCAAAATTGCTCAAGCAGCTCCGCCTGGCGCTCAAAACCGCGCCCGTCGCCCAGCCCGAGGCGCTGGGCATCGGGCTAGACTTGCTGCGAGATGAAGACCTCCGCGGCCCGCTGCCAGACATCCGCCAACCCACGCTCTGGTTGTTTGGCGAGCGCGACACCCTGGTGCCAGCCGCCGTGGCCAAGCGCATCACCATCCTGCATCCGCAGGCGCAGGTCGAGTGCCTGCAAGGCGCCGGGCATGCGCCCTTTCTGTCGCATGCCCAGGCCGTGAGTGAGCTGATCCATGGTTTTCTTTCCGAGGTGGTCAGTTGAGCGTGCCACCCAGCCAACAGCAGACGAAGATGTCAACCGGCGCCATCGATAAGAGCGCCGCGCGCCGCTCCTTTGAACGCGCGGCAAGCAGCTATGACGCCGCCGCCCTGTTACAGCGAGAAGTCGGCGCGCGTCTGCTCGAGCGCCTGGACTATGTGCGTCTACAACCCGCCACTGTGTTGGATCTCGGCTGCGGCACCGGCCTGGCACTCAATGACTTGTGCCGACGCTATCGCAACGCCCGCGTCATCGGCCTGGATTTTGCCACCGGCATGCTCACGCGCGCCCGACGCTGCGGCCACTGGCGCAACCGCCCGCGCGCCCTGTGCGCCGACATCGACCGGCTGCCGTTGGCGGACAACTCCGTCGATTTGGTGTTCTCCAACGCGACCCTGCAATGGTCGAACGACCTCAGCGCCTGCTTCAGCGAGCTTTACCGCGTCCTGCGGCCAAAGGGGCTGCTGATGTTCACCACCTTCGGCCCGGACACCCTGATCGAACTGCGCCGCGCCTGGGCCGAGGCCGACGGCGGCGAGCATGTCGTCCCTTTCATGGACATGCACGACATCGGCGACATGCTAGTGCGCACGCGCTTTGCCGACCCCGTGATGGACTGCGAACGTCTGACCCTGACCTATTCAGAGGTCACCGACCTGATGGCCGACATGAAATCTCTCGGCACCCAAAACCGCTTACACAGCCGCCAGCGCGGACTGACCGGCCGCGAGCGACTGCGCCGCATGACCGCCGCCTACGAGCGGCAACGCCAGGATGGTCGCCTACCCTCGACCTGGGAGGTGATCTACGGACAGGCATGGATGGCAGCAGAGAAAGTGCCCGCGCAGCAGCTGACCGACCAGGGCGTCGCCATCCCAGTCAGCGCCATTGGGCGCCGCCCCATGTCTGGATAACAGCTCGATGAGCAGAGGCCTTTTCATCACCGGCACAGACACCGGCGCGGGCAAGACCCTGGTCGCCGCTGGTCTGCTGCGCGCCCTGCAAGCCCAGGGCGCCAGCGCGCTTGGCATGAAGCCGATCGCCTCGGGCTGCCAACAGACCCGAGAGGGCCTGCGCAACGCCGATGCCCTCGCTCTGCTGGCCGCCAGCTCCCAGCCCCTGCCCTACAACCGGGTCAATCCCATCGCGTACGCGCCACCCATCGCGCCGCACCTTGCGGCGGAATCCAGCGGACAGCGGATCGATCCCGACCGCATCCTGTCCGCTTACCGCTGGCTCGGCACCCAGGCCGACTGGGTGGTGGTGGAAGGCGTCGGCGGCTGGCATGTCCCGCTCAGCGAACAGCTGATGGTGCGCGATCTGCCCGCGCTGCTTGGCGACCCCGAGCCCCTGCCCGTGGTGCTGGCGGTTGGTCTGCGGCTCGGTTGTATCAATCACGCTCTGCTAACCGCCGCCGCCATCGCTGCCGACGGCTGCCACCTGGCTGCTTGGGTCGCCACCCAGACCGACCCCGAGATGCTAGCCGTCGAAGCCAATATCGCCGCGCTAAGATCCCGCTTATCGGCTCCCTGCCTTGGATGCATCCCTAATCTGCCAAACCCCACACCCGAGGCCGTCGCGAGCCATTTGGATTGCGCTCCACTGCAAGCGGGATCGGCACCGAGCCAATGCGGGTAATGGCGCAACCCCCCAAGCAGTGCGCCATGCCAGGACCCGGGGGTTGCATCAGCTGCTGATTGTTGCTGAAGGTTCTGGCGACCTTGGCTCAAAGGGCAGCAATCCCCAAAGTCTGGTGGATCGTCTGCACCACGCTTGAATGCAGGCCGGTCTTTTCGGCAAACTGGCGCAGATAGTCGCGCTCCTCATCGGTATCGACCTCGACCGCAAGCAAGGAGGCAGCATAGACCTCGGCGGCAACCTCCTGATTCGGGATCTCCGCCACGAAGGCGTCCAGATTGAGCGGTTTGCTCAGCTCCGTCATCAGCCATGCCTGCTCATCCGAGCCCACGCCCGATTGCTGAGCCTTACCAAGAATGCGCTGGATCTCGTCGCCGCTCACCTCCCCGTCCGATTTGGCGATATTCATCATGCCCTTGATGATCAACTGGGTTTTTTGTTCAACCACCTGCTCCTCGGCAGCAGTTTGCGGCGGCTGCAAACCCAGAGGCAGATTGCCACCGCTGAAAGGCGCTTGCGCATCACCGCCCTGATTGGCATTCATCAGGGCCTTGTAGGCAACGCCTGCGATCATCGCCAGCGCCCCGCCCGACAAAGCGCCTTTGACAGAATCCCCGCCGCCTCCAAACAAAGACCCCAGCACGGCACCAACACCGCCGGCCTGAAGCGGATTATTCGAGGCCCCCGCCAGCGAATTCTTGGCTGCGCCAAGAAGGCTGCCGAGCATTCCACCCTGACTCGCACCCGCCGCGCCACCTCCACTCAGCTGCCCAAAGCTGGATTGCAAGTCCTGCAGCGCATTGCCCATGCGTTGCTGGCCCGATGGGCCAAGGTTGTTTTGAATGACAGATCCTAACAGATCAGCAAAATTCGCCATGTTGGCAGCCTCCGTCGATTAAGTGATGAGAAGTCTCGATTTTCCAGGCAACAGGCTTATGCAGGTTTCTCATGATCAGGGCCTTGGTGAAATCAAAGAATGGCGATGATAACGACCAGTGCGACCCGAAGCGGGTCTTTCAGGATACCAGTCTTTGGGCACGCCCAATCGACCTGGGTTGCCTGCCAACAAGCCGAACCTTCATGCCCGTTGGGTCTATCTTTCTGTCGGTGTCAGAAACATCGCATCCCCATAGCTGAAAAAGCGATACCTCTCAGCGACGGCGTGCCGGTAGGCGGCCAGGATATTCCGGTATCCGGCAAAGGCGGACACCAGCATCAGCAGCGTGGACTCGGGCAGGTGAAAGTTGGTCACCATGGCATCGATGACGCGAAAGCGATAGCCGGGGCGGATGAACAGCCTGCTGTCGCCGCAGAAAGGCTTGAGCTGGCCATCGGCGGCAGCAGTTTCCAGGCTGCGCACGCTGGTGGTGCCGACCGCAACTACCCGTCCGCCTTTGGCTTTGGTGCGGGTAATCGCGTCGACCACTTCGCTGCTGACCTCAAGCCATTCGGCGTGCATTTGATGTTCGTCGAGATTGTCCACCCGCACCGGCTGGAAGGTGCCGGCGCCGACGTGCAACGTTAGCTCGGCAAAGTCGACGCCCATGGCCTCAAGCTGCTTTAGCATCCCGTCATCGAAATGCAGCCCGGCGGTTGGCGCCGCCACGGCACCGGCGCGACTTGCGTAGACCGTCTGATAGCGTTCGAGGTCGCTGGTGTCGTCCGCGCGCTCGATATAGGGCGGCAGCGGCACATGGCCGTGGCGTGCGAGCAGCGTGGTGAGGTCTTCCTGCTCGGCTTGAAGCTGGTAGAAGCTGTCCTGGCGGGCGCTCACAATCAGGGTCTGGCCATCGGCGAGCCGGATGCGCGTGCCGGGCCGTGGTGGTTTGCTAGCGCGCACCTGCGCGATGGCGTCGCGCACGCCGGTCAGGCGCTCGATTAGCACCTCGACCTTGCCGCCGGTTTCCTTTTGCCCATAAAGCCGCGCCGGGATGACGCGAGTGTTGTTGAACACCAGCAGATCGCCGGCACGCAGCAGGCTCGGGAGATCGCCAAAGTGCAGGTCGCGCAGCGCGCCCGTCTGGCCATCGAGCGCCAGCAGACGGCTGGCACCGCGCTCCGGCAGCGGGCGCTGGGCGATCAGCTCGGGCGGGAGGTCGAAATGAAAGTCGGAGCGCTGCAGCGGGCGCTGCCTGGTTTCGGATTCAGTCGCTGGTCGATCCCAAGGCCCGGCGACTACTGGTTGCTCGCCGAACTCGGCATCGGGCTCAATTGCGAGGGGGCTACTCACGATACGCATTCTCCCGATTCGCCAGTTGGGTTGCTTTGCTGGGCAGTGGGTGAAAATTGCACAAATTGGTCTTCTGGGACATCCGGGACTTTAGAAGTGAGGCGCGCGGCAAGGCGCGTCAAGCGCGCCTCCCCGGTCTGCTCAGCGGCCATGCTCAGCGCCTGTGGCTGGGCGATCAGAACCACTAGGCGCTTGCCACGCGTCATGCCGGTGTAGAGCAGGTTGCGCCGTAGCATCATGAAATGCTGGTTCGATAGCGGGATGACCACGGCGGGATACTCCGAGCCTTGCGCTTTATGGACGCTGATGGCATAGGCCAGCGCCAGTTCGTCGAGTTCGCCGAATTCGTAGATCAGCACCCGGCCGTCAAAAGCCACGCGCAGATCGCGTGCGTCGGTGTCGATGCTGAGAATCCGGCCGATATCGCCGTTGAACACCTCTTTATCATAGTTATTGACCGTCTGTATCACCTTGTCCCCCGGAGCAAAGACCCAGCCGAAGCGCTCGACGCGCGGCTCGGCAGCGCCGTTCAGCGCCCGTTGCAGGCTGGCATTGAGCGCGCGGGTGCCAAGATCGCCGCGATTCATCGGCGTGAGCACCTGAATGTCTTGCAGCGGATCGAGCCCGAAGCGCTGCGGGATGCGCTCGGTCACGGTGCGTAGCAGTCGCTCGCCGATCTGCGGAGGCTTTTCGCAACGGATCAGAAAGAAATCTCCGTCCGGCGGCTGGGGCTCGGGCACCTCGGGCAGCTGTCCCGCGTTCACCCAATGCGCATTCAGCACAATGCGCGAGCTTTGGCCCTGACGAAAAATCTCGCGCAGGCGCACCGTGGTGACGGCGCCCGAGGCGATCAGATCGGCCAGCACGGCACCCGGGCCGACTGACGGGAGCTGATCGACATCGCCCACCAGCAAGAGCGCGGCATGATCAGGCAGCGCCTGCACCAGCTTGTGCATCAGACTCACATCCACCATGGAGGCCTCATCGCAGACGACCAGGTCGGTATCCAACGGCTCGCGCGCGTCGTGCTTGAAGCCCTGACGCCGCGGATCGTACTCCAACAAGCGATGAATGGTCTTGGCTTCCTGCCCGGTCGTCTCGGCCAGGCGCTTGGCTGCGCGGCCGGTCGGCGCGCACAGGCGAATGCTGATGCGCTTGGCGCGCAGCATCAGCAGCAGCGCATTGACCACTGTGGTCTTGCCGACACCAGGGCCTCCAGTGATGATACTGACCTTGTTGTCAAGCACCGCAGCAATGGCCGCGCGCTGTGAGGTCGCCAGTATGAGCCCCGCGCGCTGCTCCACCCAGGGCCAGGCTTGATCGACATCCAGGGTTCCCCCCAGAATCCCCCAAGGCAGGCGCCCCTCGCGCAGGCGCCGGATATGGCGGGCCACGCCCAGCTCGGCGCGGTGCAGATGGGTCAGGAACAAAAGCTCGCGCCCAGCAACCGTCTCCTTGATCAGGCGCTCGGCCTCCAGCTCGTTAGCGAGTGCCGCATCGACAGCCACCGCACTGGCCCCCAGCCAGGCCGATGCGCGAGCGGTCAATTCATCGCGCCAGTCGGCACAATGACCGGCTGCGGCGCCCTGCCACAACAGATGCCGCACCCCGGCCTGAATGCGCACCGGCGCATCGCGCGCGATTCCTAAACGATTGGCGAGCTGATCGGCGGTCTGAAAGCCAATGCCGCTGATGTCGAGCGCGAGGCGATAGGGATTCTCTCGCACCCGTTCAATTGCCTGATCGCCATAGGTCTTGTAAATGCGCACCGCGCGCGCCGTGCCAACGCCATGGGATTGCAAGAAGACCACAATGTCGCGCACCCCATGCTGCTCGCGCCAGGCCCTGAGCACCCGCTGCTGGCGCTTGCGCCCGATACCCGGCAGCTCAAGCAGGCGCTCCGGCTGCTGCTCGATCACCTCGAACACCTGCTCGCCGAAAGCCCGCACCAGGGTCTTGGCCAGGTGTGGTCCGATCCCTTCGACCAACCCGGAACTCAGATAGCGCAAAATGCCCGCGCGCGTGCCGGGCGGCTTCAGCCGCAGCTCGTCGGCTTTGAACTGCCGGCCATGGCGCTTGTCCGTTACCCAGCGCCCGCGCGCCTCGACCCACTCGCCGACATTCACCCGCAACGCCTGCCCCACCACCGCCGCCGGCTCCCAATCATCGCGCGTGCGTACCCGCAGCACGCAAAAGCCCGATTCGGGATTGTGAAATCCAATGCTCTCGACGGTGCCGGTCAGCGCAACCGTGTCAGACCGATCGACCATGCCGGACAGCCGTTTCTGATCCTGCTCCAACACTCCGGCCCCTCAACGCCAAATGAATAACGCCAGATTCCAGTGTAACAGCCCCACCCTCCGCCACCCCTTCGCCCCGAAAAGGCCCAACGAACCAACACCAGCCTTCTCCTCCCCCATTGTCTGCCAACGCCGCCTGAGCTATGCTTGTCAGCGCTGATCAAGCAGCATCCCATTCAGAGGATGCCAACAGCCAGGTTCCTTGCCGGGGTGGCGAAACTGGTAGACGCATCAGACTCAAAATCTGACGGTGGCAACACCGTGCCGGTTCGAGTCCGGCTCCCGGTACCAATCTACGAGGGGATGAGTGGCAACTCACCCCTCCTTCCCTTCAATCATCACGGCACGCACAGGCTGCAACAGCTAAGGTGCGCTTTCAATCCCAATCCTAATCGAACCCAATTGATTCCCCACATGAGCAACGACACTAATGTGACCTGGCACGAGCATCGTGTCTCCCGTGAGGATCGCGAGCGCCTGAACGGGCATCGCGGCTGTGTGATCTGGTTTACCGGTCTGAGCGGTTCCGGCAAGAGCACCCTGGCCAATGTGCTCGACCACATGCTAAGCAAGCGCGGCGCTCACACGGCCGTGCTTGATGGCGATAATGTTCGCCACGCCCTAAATGCCGGGACGAACATGCTGCGGGAGACCCACGGCGATGAATTCGCCGAGCGGTTCGGCCTTGGCTTCACGGCAATTGATCGCGAAGAGAACATCCGCCGCATTGGCGCGGTGGCGCAGCTGTTTTGCGAGGTCGGTCTGATTGCGCTAACGGCTTTCATCAGCCCCTATCGCATTGATCGGAACCGGGTCAGAAAGAGCATGCGCGAGGAGGATTTCATTGAGATCTTCGTCGATACGCCACTTTCAGTCTGCGAGGAGCGCGACCCCAAAGGGCTCTACAAGAAGGCGCGCGCTGGAGAAATCAAGCATTTCACCGGGATTGATGATCCCTACGAGGCCCCGGAGTCACCAGAGTTGGTCATTCACGCAGATGGCAAACGCACGCCCGAGGCCTTGGCGGAGGAAGTGATCGATTATCTGGTCCGTCGCGCCATTCTACCGGCGGCCGCATAAAGGTACTGGTTTGCGAGAGCTTGCTGGCGCCAACCGCACTCCGAGCCCAATGCGATGAAAATCTGCATTCTTTCCGACAGCCATGATCGCGGGCCGATGCTGGCAACCGCGATCGCGGAGGCCAAGACGCGCGGTGCCGAGTGCGTGTTGCACTGCGGCGACTTGATCGGCACCAACACCCTGCTGGCATCGCTGAAGCTGGATCTGCCCATCCATGTCATTCACGGCAATAACCTTGGCGATCCGGTTTCTATCTCGCGCTTGGCATGCCGGTCGGACGGGCAACTTCAGTACCATGGCAATGACGCCGACCTGACGCTGCACGGTCGCCGCATCTTCATGACCCACTATCCCCACATCGGCGAGGCGTTCGCCTGCGCCGGAGATTACGACCTGGTCTGTTGCGGACACAGCCATGAGCCAGCAATCCGTTGCCTGGACACCGTCAAGGGTGGTCAGACATGGCTAGTCAATCCGGGCACCGTCGCCGGATTGGGTGCACCGGCAGCCACCTGGATTTTCGCCGATCTGGACAGCATGGACTTTGATCTGCAGGAGCTCGAGCGCTGAAGCGCGGGTTCTGTTCCGTCTCGATCGCCAGTGCTTGACAGTCTGAGCGGCGCGCGATAAGTTCCATGGTCCTTGTCCTGAAATGATTTGATTTGATTGACGCACAGCAAGAAAGGTCACTTATGAGCGATGCACCAAAAACCCGCCCAAAGGTTCCCGACGGCCATAGCCGATTTGTCATGACCCGCCAAAAGCCAGCGAATGAAAAAGGCTATGTTGGCTACGATGTCATCTGGGAACAGTTCCAGAAAGAAGTCCCCTACCAGACCCCCAAACGCCCCTGAAAAAGCGCCCTTAAAATCTCTTTACACCCTCTAAACGGATGTTTTAACGGCACGGGACATTTTGTCCTAAGGGGTATGTTCGCCGCGAGCCGGCGCTGCGCCGGCTCGCAATTGGCCAAAAGACAAAAGGCCCCTCATCGCGATGAAACTGAGGCTGGAAAGCGAGCCATTCGGCGAACATCAGGCGATTTTTATCGCCGAGATTGTCGAACGCATCAAGATCAAGTTGCTCGAAGGTGGCGTGGCGCAGGACAAACTCGAAGACCTCACCGCGAGTATTGCGTTGAGCATCGCCGGCGTAATTGACGATCTCTCCGGCATCGAGGCAGACGGCACAGAGGTCCACCCCTACCTGACGTTCCGCACCGGGGATGATGAGTTGATTCATTGCGGTGAAAACTCATACACCTATGAGCAGGTGTACGGCGCCATGAGGAAGCTTTTCCCCTCATGATAAGTCGTGCGAGAGACACCTTATCCAGCCTTAATCCGGCGCAAGGTTATAGAGCTTCTTGCTCGGAATCACGCCGCGCACGCCGCCTTTGGGATTCTCGACGTCGCCCTGGTAGCGCGGGATCACATGGATATGCAGGTGGTGAATGGACTGACCTGCCCAGTGACCGACGTTGATGCCGATGTTGTAGCCATCGGGATGGAATTTCGCCTCGACAATCTCCTTGCCGCGCGCCACCAGCCCCCAAAGATCAACAAGCTCCTGGTCGTTGATGTCGAAGTAGCTCGCGAAATGCCGAAACGGGATCACCAGAAAATGCCCGGGGCTTGCCGGGTGGCGATCATAGGCAGCAAACCCATACTCGCTCTCGAGCATCAATTCCCTGCCAGGCTTGGAGACGCAAAAGCGGCATTCTTCACCGCCGGCTTGTGCGTTTGAATCTGTATTACTCATGAGTTGCTAATGGTGGCTTGGTAAGAAATGGCCAGTTGTCGGTGATCAGCAGCCCGCAAAGCTTTTGATCATTGGCATGTCATGGTAACAGCGGCGTTGACCAGGCTGCGGCTTGCCGCGACCATCAGATCGGCTTGGTTTCGAGCCCACCGAGGTCCGGTCCGCGTTCGAGCCTGCCTCCAGCAAGGACCTCTTCGTCGGTGGCATCGCGCACGCTCAGGACTTCCAGCTCAAAAATCACTTCCCGCTCGCAAAGCGGATGGTTGCCGTCGATGGTCAGGGTCTCTTCATCCATGCGCGTGACAAGAAAGCTCTTGGCTTCGCCCTTGTCGTTTTCCATCATAATGCGGGTGCCGATTTCCCGATACTCCTCGGGAACATTCTCGATCCGGTCGGTCACGACTAGGGACTCATCTCGGGTGCCATAGAGGTCCGTGCAATCAATGGGCACCGAGATGGTATCGCCCGGCCCCTTTCCCTCCAGTTCCGTCATCACGCGCGAATCCAGCACTTGATTGCTGCCATGCACATAGCCGATCGGGAATTCGACGGTAATCAGAGTCGCGCCGGTCTGTTGATCCACCACCCGGTAGGTCAGCTCGACAAACTTGTTGTGCTGGATGGTCTGTTTCATAGTCTTGAGGAGAAAAAACTCGCAGCTGGATCAGAAAATGGACGCGGCGAAGATTTTCACTTCCCCTTTCTCAAAGCCAAGAACCATGCGCCCAAGCCATTCACCTTCACGCGTCTTGCTGCGCACCCGGTAGAGCGCCGTCACATGCTCCCCGCGACGGATGAGCCCGAGGAAGT includes the following:
- the bioD gene encoding dethiobiotin synthase, which translates into the protein MSRGLFITGTDTGAGKTLVAAGLLRALQAQGASALGMKPIASGCQQTREGLRNADALALLAASSQPLPYNRVNPIAYAPPIAPHLAAESSGQRIDPDRILSAYRWLGTQADWVVVEGVGGWHVPLSEQLMVRDLPALLGDPEPLPVVLAVGLRLGCINHALLTAAAIAADGCHLAAWVATQTDPEMLAVEANIAALRSRLSAPCLGCIPNLPNPTPEAVASHLDCAPLQAGSAPSQCG
- the queA gene encoding tRNA preQ1(34) S-adenosylmethionine ribosyltransferase-isomerase QueA, which translates into the protein MQRSDFHFDLPPELIAQRPLPERGASRLLALDGQTGALRDLHFGDLPSLLRAGDLLVFNNTRVIPARLYGQKETGGKVEVLIERLTGVRDAIAQVRASKPPRPGTRIRLADGQTLIVSARQDSFYQLQAEQEDLTTLLARHGHVPLPPYIERADDTSDLERYQTVYASRAGAVAAPTAGLHFDDGMLKQLEAMGVDFAELTLHVGAGTFQPVRVDNLDEHQMHAEWLEVSSEVVDAITRTKAKGGRVVAVGTTSVRSLETAAADGQLKPFCGDSRLFIRPGYRFRVIDAMVTNFHLPESTLLMLVSAFAGYRNILAAYRHAVAERYRFFSYGDAMFLTPTER
- a CDS encoding metallophosphoesterase family protein, with the translated sequence MKICILSDSHDRGPMLATAIAEAKTRGAECVLHCGDLIGTNTLLASLKLDLPIHVIHGNNLGDPVSISRLACRSDGQLQYHGNDADLTLHGRRIFMTHYPHIGEAFACAGDYDLVCCGHSHEPAIRCLDTVKGGQTWLVNPGTVAGLGAPAATWIFADLDSMDFDLQELER
- a CDS encoding HIT family protein, coding for MSNTDSNAQAGGEECRFCVSKPGRELMLESEYGFAAYDRHPASPGHFLVIPFRHFASYFDINDQELVDLWGLVARGKEIVEAKFHPDGYNIGINVGHWAGQSIHHLHIHVIPRYQGDVENPKGGVRGVIPSKKLYNLAPD
- the cysC gene encoding adenylyl-sulfate kinase, whose product is MSNDTNVTWHEHRVSREDRERLNGHRGCVIWFTGLSGSGKSTLANVLDHMLSKRGAHTAVLDGDNVRHALNAGTNMLRETHGDEFAERFGLGFTAIDREENIRRIGAVAQLFCEVGLIALTAFISPYRIDRNRVRKSMREEDFIEIFVDTPLSVCEERDPKGLYKKARAGEIKHFTGIDDPYEAPESPELVIHADGKRTPEALAEEVIDYLVRRAILPAAA
- a CDS encoding tellurite resistance TerB family protein; translated protein: MANFADLLGSVIQNNLGPSGQQRMGNALQDLQSSFGQLSGGGAAGASQGGMLGSLLGAAKNSLAGASNNPLQAGGVGAVLGSLFGGGGDSVKGALSGGALAMIAGVAYKALMNANQGGDAQAPFSGGNLPLGLQPPQTAAEEQVVEQKTQLIIKGMMNIAKSDGEVSGDEIQRILGKAQQSGVGSDEQAWLMTELSKPLNLDAFVAEIPNQEVAAEVYAASLLAVEVDTDEERDYLRQFAEKTGLHSSVVQTIHQTLGIAAL
- the bioH gene encoding pimeloyl-ACP methyl ester esterase BioH, which translates into the protein MSPDPLVLLHGWGMNPAIWSSLPDSLAAGRERCALALPGHAGAPWQPDWTRLPDWADACLAQAPEQAIWLGWSLGGLVALQAARQASKRVKALILISSTPRFTRAVDWQVAMPEETLAQFHSTLLEDTNATLQRFLTLQVRGSDEAPKLLKQLRLALKTAPVAQPEALGIGLDLLRDEDLRGPLPDIRQPTLWLFGERDTLVPAAVAKRITILHPQAQVECLQGAGHAPFLSHAQAVSELIHGFLSEVVS
- a CDS encoding aminotransferase class I/II-fold pyridoxal phosphate-dependent enzyme; this encodes MTAAIPADPEPSHRARALGSQLAELADRQLYRRRRLCESPQAPLMEVEGRTLLTFCSNDYLGLAADARVIETFTRAAGEFGVGSGASHLINGHSRYHHQLEEALADFTQRPRALLFSTGYMANLGVISALAGRGEQILCDRLNHASLIDGARLSGARPRRYRHADPADLQRLLASARSDKATAMIISDGVFSMDGDLAPVPELARAAKQADAWLLIDDAHGLGVIGADGRGTLAEIEAQATSARDANDTNRKLVVGFGSGDGHGGLGGRTPPGSLEGGIHGVPRGRHPAQNEPKSQRGSVYTLGEQQVPILVGTLGKAFGTFGAFVAGSDALIETLIQRARSYIYTTALPPAVAAASLTSLELMQAEPWRRDHLGQLVRYFRQGAAELGLPLMPSITPIQPLLAGSSARALDWSRRLEARGLLVPAIRPPTVPQGHARLRISFSASHRIEDIDRLLEALAALPTTDHPSTDHPKQGAPAT
- the recD2 gene encoding SF1B family DNA helicase RecD2, coding for MVDRSDTVALTGTVESIGFHNPESGFCVLRVRTRDDWEPAAVVGQALRVNVGEWVEARGRWVTDKRHGRQFKADELRLKPPGTRAGILRYLSSGLVEGIGPHLAKTLVRAFGEQVFEVIEQQPERLLELPGIGRKRQQRVLRAWREQHGVRDIVVFLQSHGVGTARAVRIYKTYGDQAIERVRENPYRLALDISGIGFQTADQLANRLGIARDAPVRIQAGVRHLLWQGAAAGHCADWRDELTARASAWLGASAVAVDAALANELEAERLIKETVAGRELLFLTHLHRAELGVARHIRRLREGRLPWGILGGTLDVDQAWPWVEQRAGLILATSQRAAIAAVLDNKVSIITGGPGVGKTTVVNALLLMLRAKRISIRLCAPTGRAAKRLAETTGQEAKTIHRLLEYDPRRQGFKHDAREPLDTDLVVCDEASMVDVSLMHKLVQALPDHAALLLVGDVDQLPSVGPGAVLADLIASGAVTTVRLREIFRQGQSSRIVLNAHWVNAGQLPEVPEPQPPDGDFFLIRCEKPPQIGERLLRTVTERIPQRFGLDPLQDIQVLTPMNRGDLGTRALNASLQRALNGAAEPRVERFGWVFAPGDKVIQTVNNYDKEVFNGDIGRILSIDTDARDLRVAFDGRVLIYEFGELDELALAYAISVHKAQGSEYPAVVIPLSNQHFMMLRRNLLYTGMTRGKRLVVLIAQPQALSMAAEQTGEARLTRLAARLTSKVPDVPEDQFVQFSPTAQQSNPTGESGECVS
- the bioC gene encoding malonyl-ACP O-methyltransferase BioC; translation: MSTGAIDKSAARRSFERAASSYDAAALLQREVGARLLERLDYVRLQPATVLDLGCGTGLALNDLCRRYRNARVIGLDFATGMLTRARRCGHWRNRPRALCADIDRLPLADNSVDLVFSNATLQWSNDLSACFSELYRVLRPKGLLMFTTFGPDTLIELRRAWAEADGGEHVVPFMDMHDIGDMLVRTRFADPVMDCERLTLTYSEVTDLMADMKSLGTQNRLHSRQRGLTGRERLRRMTAAYERQRQDGRLPSTWEVIYGQAWMAAEKVPAQQLTDQGVAIPVSAIGRRPMSG